The following are from one region of the Pseudodesulfovibrio piezophilus C1TLV30 genome:
- a CDS encoding TRAP transporter substrate-binding protein has protein sequence MVFNSTTIKRVFLATCLLLLVTGCKFGRNHDDGVIKIRLAHPMAPGNNVTLGYEKFAELVNKKSGGTIKVEVYGSSMLGSDRVAMESVQRGSLEMASSSSPNMANFSPYFMIFDLPYITDIKYQQKIYNALDDGPLGSFFNRLGEEINLKPIMFSEYGYRNFVTTDKPISTVDTLKKLKVRVTASPVEIEVANALSMSPTPIAWGETYTAMQQGTVDGEGNTFSLLSDAKHDEVIRYAVDSRHNYSMHILMVNKDYWHDLPDNAKKIINEAAHEALIYQRSITASLERKVEQKFLDQGIKVHKLTPDELAEYKAKTRPVWDLFADRIPPELFTMVQEIQQ, from the coding sequence ATGGTGTTTAACAGTACAACAATAAAGCGGGTGTTCCTGGCAACCTGTCTTTTGCTCCTGGTGACTGGGTGCAAATTCGGCAGGAACCATGACGACGGCGTCATAAAAATTCGCCTGGCCCACCCCATGGCTCCGGGCAACAATGTGACCCTGGGCTATGAAAAATTTGCGGAACTCGTGAACAAAAAATCGGGCGGAACCATCAAGGTCGAGGTATACGGCAGCAGTATGCTGGGCAGCGACCGCGTGGCCATGGAATCCGTCCAGCGCGGTTCGCTGGAAATGGCATCCAGCTCCTCGCCCAATATGGCTAATTTTTCACCTTACTTCATGATCTTCGATCTGCCATACATCACAGACATCAAATATCAGCAGAAGATTTATAATGCTCTGGACGATGGCCCGCTAGGCTCCTTTTTCAATCGTCTCGGCGAAGAAATCAATCTCAAACCTATCATGTTCAGCGAATATGGCTACCGTAACTTCGTAACCACTGATAAGCCCATCTCCACGGTCGATACTCTCAAAAAGCTCAAAGTGCGTGTCACTGCTTCTCCGGTCGAGATTGAGGTTGCCAACGCTCTCAGCATGAGTCCGACTCCCATCGCCTGGGGCGAAACATACACAGCCATGCAACAAGGCACTGTCGATGGAGAAGGCAACACTTTCTCCCTTTTATCTGATGCCAAGCATGATGAAGTTATCCGCTATGCTGTCGACTCCCGACACAACTACTCCATGCACATCCTCATGGTGAACAAAGATTACTGGCACGATCTTCCTGATAACGCCAAGAAAATCATCAATGAAGCCGCTCACGAGGCTCTTATTTATCAGCGCTCCATCACAGCTTCCCTTGAAAGGAAGGTGGAACAGAAATTCCTTGATCAGGGCATCAAGGTCCATAAGCTGACGCCCGACGAACTCGCCGAGTACAAAGCCAAGACCCGTCCTGTCTGGGACCTGTTTGCCGACAGGATTCCGCCCGAACTTTTCACCATGGTCCAGGAAATCCAGCAGTAG